One stretch of Bos indicus x Bos taurus breed Angus x Brahman F1 hybrid chromosome 22, Bos_hybrid_MaternalHap_v2.0, whole genome shotgun sequence DNA includes these proteins:
- the LOC113880938 gene encoding cathelicidin-3, producing METQRASLSLGRWSLWLLLLGLVLPSASAQALSYREAVLRAVDRINERSSEANLYRLLELDPPPKDVEDRGARKPTSFTVKETVCPRTSPQPPEQCDFKENGLVKQCVGTITLDQSDDLFDLNCNELQSVRRIRPRPPRLPRPRPRPLPFPRPGPRPIPRPLPFPRPGPRPIPRPL from the exons ATGGAGACCCAGAGGGCCAGCCTCTCCCTGGGGCGCTGGtcgctgtggctgctgctgctgggactAGTGCTGCCCTCGGCCAGCGCCCAGGCCCTCAGCTACAGGGAGGCCGTGCTTCGTGCTGTGGATCGCATCAATGAGCGGTCCTCAGAAGCTAATCTCTACCGCCTCCTGGAGCTAGACCCGCCTCCCAAGGAC GTAGAGGACCGGGGAGCTCGAAAGCCTACAAGCTTCACGGTGAAGGAGACTGTGTGCCCCAGGACGAGCCCGCAGCCCCCGGAGCAGTGTGACTTCAAGGAGAATGGG CTGGTGAAACAGTGTGTGGGGACAATCACCCTGGACCAGTCCGATGACCTATTTGACTTAAACTGTAATGAG CTTCAGAGTGTCAGGAGAATTCGTCCCCGGCCACCACGTTTGCCAAGGCCAAGGCCAAGGCCATTGCCATTCCCACGGCCTGGGCCAAGGCCAATTCCAAGGCCATTGCCATTCCCACGGCCTGGGCCAAGGCCAATTCCAAGGCCATTGTGA